The following proteins are encoded in a genomic region of Herpetosiphon gulosus:
- a CDS encoding isochorismatase family protein translates to MVVDAQVGVINDAWDASRIIGNIARAVERARAENIPVLWVQHADAELPTDSPQWQWVPELVPTAGEPRIHKQFNSSFEHTTLSEELEALGVSHLVLAGAATNWCIRATAYGALERGYDLTLLSDAHTTGTIQLENGTLIEAAAIVQDLNIAMQWLSYPGRTNGTARTEQIDFTRPGGE, encoded by the coding sequence GTGGTCGTTGATGCCCAGGTTGGGGTTATCAATGACGCATGGGATGCATCACGGATCATCGGGAATATTGCCCGCGCTGTGGAGCGTGCTCGTGCCGAAAATATTCCCGTGCTATGGGTTCAACACGCTGATGCAGAACTGCCCACTGATAGTCCGCAGTGGCAATGGGTTCCAGAGTTAGTGCCAACTGCAGGTGAGCCACGCATCCATAAGCAGTTCAATTCATCGTTTGAACACACCACCTTATCGGAAGAACTAGAAGCGTTAGGAGTTTCGCACCTAGTGCTGGCAGGGGCGGCAACCAATTGGTGCATTCGCGCCACGGCGTATGGAGCACTTGAACGTGGGTATGATCTCACCTTGCTTAGTGATGCACATACCACTGGAACGATCCAGTTGGAGAACGGCACTCTGATCGAAGCGGCAGCCATTGTGCAAGACCTCAATATCGCCATGCAGTGGCTGTCCTATCCGGGGCGCACGAATGGCACGGCACGCACCGAACAGATCGACTTTACACGCCCAGGCGGCGAGTAG
- a CDS encoding substrate-binding domain-containing protein has product MTGNKRITIHDIARKAGVSPSTVSRVLNSTTPVAEAKRQAVTIAIQQLDYRPNLIAQGLARGTSTIIGVLTQDIGSPFYGELLRGIEYGFRGSRYHPIFANGNWQQAEEYNALNILRSRQPEALIILGGLMPDAEMLAVAQEFPLIIIGRSVPSLEEYCVLVDNFQGAYRATQYLIEMGHQRIAHITGIRSHQDTLDRQAGYEQALRDANLPINRDLIVEGTFQEQSGLLAVETLLMRANPFTALFAANDQMAYGARLALYRRGIRVPEDVSLIGFDDLPSSAYTTPPLTTVRQPTFEMGMSAAKATLNLIDQHPWSLPQLTPDLVIRESTNFARR; this is encoded by the coding sequence ATGACTGGAAATAAACGGATCACCATCCATGATATTGCACGCAAAGCTGGCGTATCACCCAGTACCGTCTCGCGGGTTTTGAACAGCACCACGCCTGTAGCTGAAGCCAAACGCCAAGCTGTAACGATTGCGATCCAACAGTTGGATTATCGGCCAAATCTGATTGCCCAAGGCCTAGCTCGTGGCACATCCACAATTATTGGGGTACTGACCCAAGATATTGGTAGCCCGTTTTATGGCGAGTTGCTGCGCGGCATCGAATATGGCTTTCGGGGCAGCCGCTATCACCCTATTTTTGCCAATGGCAACTGGCAACAAGCTGAGGAATACAACGCGTTAAACATTCTGCGCTCACGCCAACCCGAGGCACTGATCATTTTGGGCGGCTTAATGCCCGATGCTGAAATGTTGGCCGTAGCCCAAGAGTTTCCTTTGATCATTATTGGGCGAAGTGTGCCAAGTTTGGAAGAATATTGTGTTTTAGTTGATAATTTCCAAGGAGCCTATCGCGCAACCCAATATTTAATTGAAATGGGTCATCAGCGGATTGCCCATATTACTGGGATTCGCAGCCATCAAGATACACTTGATCGCCAAGCGGGCTACGAACAAGCTCTGCGCGATGCCAACTTACCAATTAATCGCGACCTGATTGTTGAAGGAACTTTTCAAGAACAATCGGGCTTACTCGCCGTTGAAACCTTATTAATGCGAGCGAACCCGTTTACCGCCCTCTTTGCTGCCAATGACCAAATGGCCTATGGAGCCCGCTTAGCACTCTATCGGCGGGGAATTCGCGTCCCTGAAGATGTTTCACTGATTGGCTTTGATGATTTACCAAGCTCAGCCTATACTACCCCCCCATTAACCACCGTTCGCCAACCAACCTTTGAAATGGGCATGAGTGCCGCCAAAGCAACGCTTAATTTAATCGATCAACATCCATGGTCATTGCCTCAGCTAACTCCCGATTTGGTAATTCGTGAATCAACGAACTTTGCACGCCGTTAG
- a CDS encoding fibronectin type III domain-containing protein — protein sequence MMDSATLARHRIFRKITLLILTSFILGLFAFSIQSAAAQTTPTASDKAYSWLRSQQLPNGLVDSFEQGGAADDLCVVYDQAVAAIAFVVKADYDRARAVLTALRGLQWDDGSWHNIYACGNPNQVLEWHRDVGPAVWVALAVASYEAATGDLVTYREMALRAVNFGFGFQQDDGGVNGGFEATQQGYRFHSWGSTEHAIDLYAAARYFYGDQPRTGQVKQFLETVVWDAAKGRWLGGRADQRDPLDVNTWGVAALGDEYVMALEYALTTHRVTLGGIDAVDFNSDRNDIWFEGTGQLIVALQAVGRTSDATYFLQQMAKGQTANGGIPYSLQGTNNGYWTMSMANAVSSAAWLIFADAAFNPLGLGTATITSATPTPDPVMVEPPVSASDKAYSWLRSQQLPNGLVDSFEQGGAADDLCVVYDQAVAAIAFVVKADYDRARAVLTALRGSQWGDGSWHNIYACSNPNQVLEWHRDVGPAVWVALAVASYEAATGDLVTYREMALRAVNFGFGFQQDDGGVNGGFEATQQGYRFHSWGSTEHAIDLYAAARYFYGDQPRTGQVKQFLETVVWDAAKGRWLGGRADQRDPLDVNTWGVAALGDEYVMALEYALTTHRVTLGGIDAVDFNSDRNDIWFEGTGQLIVALQAVGRTSDATYFLQQMAKGQTANGGIPYSLQGTNNGYWTMSTANAVSSAAWLIFADAAFNPLGLGTANITSAAPTPDPVMVEPPVSASDKAYSWLRSQQLPNGLVDSFEQGGAADDLCVVYDQAVAAIAFVVKADYDRARAVLTALRGLQWSDGSWHNIYACSNPNQVLEWHRDVGPAVWVALAVASYEAATGDLVTYREMALRAVNFGFGFQQDDGGVNGGFEATQQGYRFHSWGSTEHAIDLYAAARYFYGDQPRTGQVKQFLETVVWDAAKGRWLGGRADQRDPLDVNTWGVAALGDEYVMALEYALTTHRVTLGGIDAVDFNSDHNDIWFEGTGQLIVALQAVGRTSDATYFLQQMAKGQTASGGIPYSLQGTNNGYWTMSTANAVSSAAWLIFADAAFNPLGLIGDDQAPTAPTNLTVSLITATTAQLAWNAANDNIGVEGYAVYLNNAVTPVAECRAVHTTQCTLTSLNPLTAYSITVKAFDAAGNVSVVSNSVDITTPDLDRIAPTAPTNLNATDVTAASMLLRWAASSDNVGVIGYNAYLGTNPIAVASCNGVTTTVCSLTRLTPNTEYSITVKAFDAVGNVSAASANISVTTLADTQAPTPPLNLQVLAKTMTTIGISWTASSDNVGVVGYNAYLGTNSIAVASCNAVTTTMCSLTGLTPNTQYSITLKAFDAVGNVSAASNGLVIRTNPLPTFGNPWYVLDGATQTIPSQLSTTSGDAAASDSIPAASATNIDGQATQTISYEAKNLTASYDSSKTTQFELFIDAGTAVGNGTQARVAYDFTGDGTWDRIETYNYFATDPVNSWERYNHTRGLRSATGSFANLTNGKVKLELWNAIGNNPSIIRTSASSADGQQSTLILPFLVTTVDSEAPTAPTNLLRGTTTASSAAFTWQASSDNVGVVGYSAYLNGSQVAEANCQMVTGLGCTITGLSANTSYSVVVTAFDAAGNQSEASASIAFTTPELDTIKPTAPTNVAIANIGSTTATISWNAATDNLGIVGYSVYLNGATQAASGCSLVVTLSCALSGLSANTSYSVVVTAFDAAGNQSEASLTVTFITPSNPFRSQLYLLDGASQTASGMLSMIPGNAAASDQLASAQNGNWDGLPTNAITYQINDLTATYDPAKTTQFNLYLDAGTGVGNASQVRVSYDFTGDGTWDRIETYNYFATDPVAGWELYTHTRGLRSATGSFANLTNGKLKVELWNAIGNGESLVRTSATTADGQQSALTLPFSE from the coding sequence ATGATGGACTCAGCAACGCTAGCGCGTCATCGTATATTTCGAAAGATCACGCTGCTCATCCTCACAAGCTTTATCCTCGGTCTTTTTGCCTTTTCGATTCAATCAGCTGCTGCTCAGACTACGCCAACGGCCTCGGATAAGGCCTATAGTTGGTTGCGCTCACAGCAATTGCCGAATGGGTTGGTCGATAGTTTCGAGCAAGGTGGGGCTGCCGACGACCTGTGTGTGGTGTACGACCAAGCGGTAGCAGCGATCGCCTTTGTGGTGAAAGCCGATTACGATCGTGCGCGTGCCGTGTTGACCGCCTTGCGTGGCTTGCAATGGGATGATGGCAGTTGGCACAATATCTACGCCTGTGGCAACCCCAACCAAGTGCTGGAATGGCATCGTGATGTGGGGCCAGCGGTGTGGGTGGCCTTGGCAGTGGCGAGTTATGAAGCGGCGACCGGCGATCTGGTGACCTATCGCGAGATGGCGCTACGAGCGGTAAACTTTGGTTTTGGGTTTCAGCAGGATGATGGTGGGGTGAATGGTGGCTTTGAGGCGACCCAACAAGGCTATCGCTTCCACAGTTGGGGATCGACCGAGCATGCGATTGACCTGTATGCGGCGGCTCGCTATTTTTATGGCGATCAACCGCGCACGGGGCAAGTGAAGCAGTTTCTCGAAACGGTGGTGTGGGATGCTGCCAAAGGTCGCTGGTTGGGTGGCCGCGCGGATCAGCGCGACCCGTTGGATGTGAACACCTGGGGCGTGGCCGCGTTGGGCGATGAGTATGTGATGGCGTTGGAGTATGCCTTGACGACGCATCGGGTGACCTTGGGTGGCATTGATGCAGTGGATTTCAACAGTGACCGCAATGATATTTGGTTTGAGGGCACAGGCCAATTGATTGTGGCGTTGCAGGCCGTGGGTCGCACCAGCGACGCGACGTATTTTCTGCAACAAATGGCGAAGGGCCAAACGGCGAATGGGGGAATACCCTATTCCTTACAAGGGACGAATAACGGCTATTGGACGATGAGCATGGCGAATGCGGTGTCGAGTGCAGCTTGGTTGATTTTTGCCGATGCTGCCTTCAATCCGCTAGGTTTAGGCACTGCGACGATCACAAGTGCTACGCCAACGCCTGATCCGGTGATGGTGGAGCCGCCCGTGAGTGCCTCGGATAAGGCCTATAGTTGGTTGCGCTCACAGCAATTGCCGAATGGGTTGGTTGATAGTTTCGAGCAAGGTGGGGCTGCCGACGACCTGTGTGTGGTGTACGACCAAGCGGTAGCAGCGATCGCCTTTGTGGTGAAAGCCGATTACGATCGTGCGCGTGCCGTGTTGACCGCCTTGCGTGGCTCACAATGGGGTGATGGCAGTTGGCACAATATCTACGCCTGTAGCAATCCCAACCAAGTGCTGGAATGGCATCGTGATGTGGGGCCAGCGGTGTGGGTGGCCTTGGCAGTGGCGAGTTATGAAGCGGCGACCGGCGATCTGGTGACCTATCGCGAGATGGCGCTGCGAGCGGTGAACTTTGGTTTTGGGTTTCAGCAGGATGATGGTGGGGTGAATGGTGGCTTTGAGGCGACCCAACAAGGCTATCGCTTCCACAGCTGGGGATCGACCGAGCATGCGATTGACCTATATGCGGCGGCTCGCTATTTTTATGGCGATCAACCGCGCACGGGGCAAGTGAAGCAGTTTCTCGAAACGGTGGTGTGGGATGCCGCCAAAGGTCGCTGGTTGGGTGGCCGCGCGGATCAGCGCGACCCGTTGGATGTGAACACCTGGGGCGTGGCCGCGTTGGGCGACGAGTATGTGATGGCGTTGGAGTATGCCTTGACGACGCATCGGGTGACCTTAGGTGGCATTGATGCAGTGGATTTCAACAGTGACCGCAATGATATTTGGTTTGAGGGCACAGGCCAATTGATTGTGGCGTTGCAGGCCGTGGGTCGTACCAGCGACGCGACGTATTTTCTGCAACAAATGGCGAAGGGCCAAACGGCGAATGGGGGAATACCCTATTCCTTACAAGGGACGAATAACGGCTATTGGACGATGAGCACGGCGAATGCAGTGTCGAGTGCCGCATGGTTGATTTTCGCCGATGCAGCCTTCAACCCACTAGGTTTAGGCACGGCAAATATCACGAGTGCTGCGCCAACGCCTGATCCGGTGATGGTGGAGCCACCCGTGAGTGCCTCGGATAAGGCCTATAGTTGGTTGCGCTCACAGCAATTGCCCAATGGGTTGGTTGATAGTTTCGAGCAAGGTGGGGCTGCCGACGACCTGTGTGTGGTGTACGACCAAGCGGTAGCAGCGATCGCCTTTGTGGTGAAAGCCGATTACGATCGTGCGCGTGCCGTGTTGACCGCCTTGCGTGGCTTACAATGGAGTGATGGCAGTTGGCACAACATTTATGCTTGTAGCAATCCCAACCAAGTGCTGGAATGGCATCGTGATGTGGGGCCAGCGGTGTGGGTGGCCTTGGCAGTGGCAAGCTATGAAGCGGCGACCGGCGATCTGGTGACCTATCGCGAGATGGCGCTGCGAGCGGTAAACTTTGGCTTTGGCTTTCAGCAGGATGATGGTGGGGTGAATGGTGGCTTTGAGGCGACCCAACAAGGCTATCGCTTCCACAGTTGGGGATCGACCGAGCATGCGATCGACCTGTATGCGGCGGCTCGCTATTTTTATGGCGATCAACCGCGCACGGGGCAAGTGAAGCAGTTTCTCGAAACGGTGGTGTGGGATGCCGCCAAAGGTCGCTGGTTGGGTGGCCGCGCGGATCAGCGCGACCCGTTGGATGTGAACACCTGGGGCGTGGCCGCGTTGGGCGACGAGTATGTGATGGCGTTGGAGTATGCCTTGACGACGCATCGGGTGACCTTGGGTGGCATTGATGCAGTGGATTTCAACAGTGACCACAATGATATTTGGTTTGAGGGCACAGGCCAATTGATTGTGGCGTTGCAGGCCGTGGGTCGCACCAGCGACGCGACGTATTTTCTACAACAAATGGCGAAGGGCCAAACGGCGAGTGGGGGAATACCCTATTCGTTGCAGGGGACGAACAACGGCTATTGGACGATGAGCACGGCGAATGCGGTGTCGAGCGCAGCCTGGTTGATTTTTGCCGATGCTGCCTTTAACCCGCTTGGCCTGATTGGTGATGATCAAGCACCAACTGCGCCTACCAATCTGACAGTTTCGTTAATCACGGCTACAACTGCCCAGCTTGCTTGGAATGCGGCGAATGACAATATTGGGGTTGAAGGCTATGCAGTGTATCTCAATAACGCTGTTACTCCAGTAGCTGAATGTCGAGCTGTTCATACAACTCAATGCACGTTGACCAGCCTGAATCCACTCACTGCTTATAGTATTACGGTCAAAGCCTTTGATGCGGCGGGCAATGTTTCGGTTGTGAGTAATTCGGTTGACATAACTACGCCTGATCTTGATCGGATTGCCCCGACTGCCCCGACCAACCTGAATGCTACCGATGTGACTGCTGCCAGTATGCTGCTTCGTTGGGCGGCTTCAAGTGATAATGTCGGCGTGATTGGCTATAACGCCTATCTTGGCACGAACCCGATTGCGGTTGCCAGTTGCAATGGCGTAACGACAACCGTATGTAGCCTGACTAGACTTACGCCCAATACTGAATATAGCATTACGGTCAAAGCCTTTGATGCGGTGGGTAATGTTTCTGCTGCCAGCGCTAACATCAGCGTGACAACCTTGGCCGATACTCAAGCCCCAACACCACCATTGAATCTTCAGGTTTTGGCTAAAACCATGACGACGATTGGCATAAGTTGGACGGCTTCAAGCGATAATGTCGGCGTGGTTGGCTATAATGCCTATCTTGGCACGAACTCAATTGCGGTTGCCAGCTGCAATGCTGTAACGACAACCATGTGTAGCCTAACCGGACTTACGCCCAATACTCAATACAGCATTACGCTGAAAGCCTTTGATGCGGTGGGTAATGTTTCTGCTGCCAGCAATGGGTTGGTTATTCGTACCAACCCATTACCAACATTTGGCAATCCTTGGTATGTGCTTGATGGCGCTACTCAAACTATACCAAGCCAACTCAGCACAACCAGTGGCGATGCCGCCGCCAGCGATTCGATTCCAGCGGCGAGTGCAACCAACATCGATGGTCAGGCAACTCAAACCATCAGCTATGAGGCCAAAAATCTCACGGCTAGCTACGATAGCAGCAAAACCACCCAGTTTGAGTTGTTTATTGATGCAGGCACGGCAGTTGGCAATGGCACCCAAGCACGCGTTGCCTATGATTTTACTGGCGATGGCACATGGGATCGAATCGAAACCTACAACTATTTTGCGACTGATCCGGTGAATAGTTGGGAACGCTATAACCATACTCGTGGATTACGCTCAGCAACGGGCAGCTTTGCCAATTTGACCAATGGCAAGGTGAAACTTGAGCTTTGGAATGCAATCGGCAATAACCCATCGATCATTCGCACGAGTGCAAGTAGCGCCGATGGGCAACAATCAACCTTGATTTTGCCATTCTTGGTAACAACCGTTGATAGCGAGGCTCCCACTGCGCCAACCAACCTTCTGCGCGGCACGACGACTGCTAGCTCAGCAGCCTTTACCTGGCAAGCATCAAGCGATAACGTCGGGGTCGTGGGTTATTCAGCCTACCTCAATGGTAGTCAGGTTGCTGAAGCAAATTGTCAGATGGTGACAGGCCTCGGCTGTACTATCACTGGCTTGAGTGCCAATACCAGTTATAGCGTGGTGGTTACAGCCTTTGATGCTGCTGGCAATCAATCCGAGGCTAGCGCAAGCATCGCATTTACTACTCCCGAATTGGATACGATTAAGCCAACAGCGCCAACAAATGTTGCAATTGCCAATATAGGCTCTACCACGGCTACGATTAGCTGGAATGCAGCGACTGATAATCTGGGAATTGTTGGTTATTCGGTGTATCTGAATGGGGCAACTCAAGCAGCCAGTGGGTGTAGCCTTGTCGTTACGCTGAGCTGTGCGCTGAGTGGCTTGAGTGCCAATACCAGTTATAGCGTGGTGGTTACAGCCTTTGATGCTGCTGGCAATCAATCCGAGGCTAGCCTAACTGTCACGTTCATAACTCCGTCCAACCCATTTCGTTCGCAGTTGTATCTGCTTGATGGTGCTAGCCAAACCGCTAGCGGAATGTTGAGTATGATTCCGGGCAATGCTGCGGCTAGTGATCAGCTTGCGAGTGCCCAAAATGGGAACTGGGATGGGCTGCCAACTAATGCTATCACCTATCAGATTAATGATCTGACGGCAACCTATGATCCTGCGAAAACTACTCAATTTAATCTCTATCTTGATGCAGGCACAGGCGTAGGCAACGCCAGCCAAGTGCGCGTTTCTTACGATTTTACTGGCGATGGCACATGGGATCGGATCGAAACCTATAACTATTTTGCGACTGATCCGGTGGCTGGCTGGGAACTATACACTCATACTCGTGGGTTGCGCTCGGCAACAGGTAGCTTTGCCAATTTGACCAATGGTAAACTGAAAGTTGAACTTTGGAATGCAATTGGCAATGGTGAATCGCTCGTGCGAACGAGTGCCACGACGGCTGATGGCCAGCAATCGGCGCTGACGCTGCCATTTAGTGAATAA
- a CDS encoding clostripain-related cysteine peptidase, with the protein MQQIAPRRWRLIRFSLILLLLLAACADLSEPTPVAKRTPIAGQATPADPTRTPAGRDDQTWLIMLYSDADDEILEEDMLNDINEAELVGSTDRVRVVAQVDRYDGGFDGDGDWTSTKRFYIEQDDNLEQMNSKEVADLGEVNMADADTLIDFVTWAAKTYPSDKYVLIMSDHGAGWPGGWSDPDPSTTGRHDIPLAESFGDMLFLMEMSEALEHIIAETNIGEFELIGFDACLMSHVEVYSAIAPYARYAVASQELEPSLGWAYAAILGRLTDSPEIDGAELSRAIVDSYIEQDQQILDDDARAKYVSRTYDFDGDVSAEEVLEQERKAITLTAIDLGKLPAVIDALDRLVITLSEAERKDIAAARRYTQAFESVFDSDQPKPYIDLGHFAQLLKQKVNVPSVNKAADDLIAAIDRSLIAEKHGDERAGATGISIHFPNSKLYTSADAGYKSYNTVAVSFVNDSLWDEFLAFQYAKKPLPTTIEQPTATVERQPTPTPEPIDVTEVEAPGSEPITVAAIELSSTTASLDQPVVLTSSITGDNIAFVYIFIGYYDQESDSIQVLDMDYLDAEQTREIGGVFYPDWGEASTIDIEFEWDTQVFAMHNETTSSLALFSPEDYGASPEDATYTVEGLYTTAKGKKTRRALMLFSNGELVQVLGYTGKEDTGSLREINPKRGDKFVVLDTWLEESQQTGESEFVNYEGETFVFGDDNFTWELEPAPAGNYLVGFFAEDFDGNVYSAYETLIVE; encoded by the coding sequence ATGCAGCAGATTGCGCCGCGACGCTGGCGTTTGATTCGTTTTAGCCTCATTTTACTCTTGCTCTTAGCCGCTTGTGCCGATCTCTCCGAACCAACTCCGGTGGCAAAACGCACTCCGATTGCTGGCCAAGCTACGCCCGCCGACCCAACTCGCACCCCCGCTGGCCGCGATGATCAGACCTGGCTGATTATGCTCTACTCCGATGCCGACGATGAGATTCTTGAAGAAGATATGCTCAACGACATCAACGAGGCTGAACTGGTTGGTTCAACCGATCGGGTGCGTGTAGTTGCTCAGGTTGATCGTTACGATGGCGGCTTCGATGGCGATGGCGATTGGACGAGCACCAAACGCTTTTACATCGAACAAGACGACAATCTTGAGCAAATGAACTCGAAAGAAGTCGCTGATCTCGGCGAAGTTAATATGGCCGATGCCGATACCTTGATCGATTTTGTCACCTGGGCCGCCAAAACCTATCCCTCAGACAAATATGTATTAATTATGTCTGACCATGGCGCTGGCTGGCCTGGCGGCTGGAGCGATCCAGATCCTTCAACCACAGGTCGCCACGATATTCCGCTGGCTGAGAGCTTTGGCGATATGCTCTTTCTAATGGAAATGAGCGAAGCACTCGAACATATCATCGCAGAAACTAACATTGGCGAATTCGAGTTGATTGGTTTCGATGCCTGCTTGATGAGCCATGTTGAGGTCTATAGCGCAATTGCGCCCTATGCTCGTTACGCCGTGGCCTCGCAAGAGCTTGAGCCATCATTGGGTTGGGCGTATGCTGCAATTTTAGGGCGCTTAACCGATAGTCCTGAGATTGATGGCGCTGAGCTGTCACGGGCGATTGTCGATAGTTACATCGAGCAAGATCAACAAATTCTTGATGATGATGCCCGCGCCAAATATGTTTCGCGTACCTACGATTTTGATGGCGATGTTTCTGCCGAGGAAGTTTTAGAGCAAGAGCGCAAGGCGATCACCCTAACAGCAATCGATTTGGGCAAATTGCCTGCGGTGATCGATGCCCTTGATCGCTTGGTCATCACTTTGTCCGAGGCTGAGCGCAAAGATATAGCGGCAGCGCGGCGCTACACCCAAGCCTTCGAGAGCGTGTTTGATAGCGATCAACCTAAGCCCTATATTGATCTTGGGCACTTTGCTCAATTGCTTAAGCAAAAAGTCAATGTGCCAAGTGTCAACAAAGCCGCCGATGACCTGATTGCAGCGATTGATCGCAGTTTGATCGCTGAGAAACATGGCGATGAAAGAGCTGGAGCAACTGGCATTTCGATCCATTTTCCCAACTCCAAACTGTATACCAGCGCCGATGCTGGCTACAAATCCTATAACACGGTTGCCGTAAGCTTCGTCAACGATTCGCTATGGGATGAATTTTTGGCCTTCCAATACGCCAAAAAGCCGCTACCTACTACGATTGAGCAACCAACCGCAACCGTTGAACGCCAGCCAACTCCAACCCCAGAGCCAATTGATGTGACCGAGGTTGAAGCACCAGGCTCCGAGCCTATTACGGTTGCAGCGATCGAACTTTCCAGTACAACCGCTAGTCTCGATCAGCCAGTTGTACTCACGAGCAGCATCACTGGCGATAATATTGCCTTTGTCTATATTTTCATCGGCTACTACGATCAAGAATCCGATTCAATTCAAGTCTTGGATATGGACTACCTTGATGCTGAGCAGACGCGTGAAATTGGCGGGGTCTTTTATCCCGATTGGGGCGAGGCCTCGACAATTGATATTGAGTTCGAGTGGGATACACAAGTTTTTGCCATGCACAACGAAACCACCTCAAGCCTAGCCTTGTTCAGCCCCGAGGATTATGGTGCATCGCCCGAAGATGCCACTTATACGGTCGAAGGCTTGTACACTACGGCCAAAGGCAAAAAGACCCGTCGCGCGTTGATGTTGTTCAGCAATGGCGAGTTGGTCCAAGTGCTTGGCTATACCGGCAAAGAAGATACTGGCTCGTTGCGCGAAATCAACCCCAAACGTGGCGATAAATTTGTCGTGCTCGACACCTGGCTGGAAGAATCGCAGCAAACTGGCGAGAGTGAATTTGTCAATTACGAAGGCGAAACCTTTGTATTTGGCGACGATAACTTTACCTGGGAGCTTGAGCCAGCCCCCGCTGGGAATTACCTCGTTGGCTTCTTCGCTGAAGATTTTGATGGGAATGTCTACTCAGCCTATGAAACCTTGATTGTCGAGTAA